A window of the Burkholderia sp. 9120 genome harbors these coding sequences:
- a CDS encoding NAD(P)/FAD-dependent oxidoreductase yields MDTSIAIIGAGLGGLTLARVLHVHGIAATIYEAEASVDARAQGGMLDIHENNGQFALKAAGLFDQFLGIIHPGGQATRMLDKDGKVLFDHPDDGTGGRPEVPRGELRRILLESLPADSVRWGHKVTEVSALAGGQHVLKFANGATVTTDLLVGADGAWSKVRALVSDAKPAYVGTSFIETYLFDSDTRHAASAEAVGGGALFAMTPGKGIAAHREPGGVLHTYVQLNKPKDWIDSIDFSEPATALARVAEEFDGWAAELKALITDGETDPVPRPIHALPVEHRWSRVPGVTLLGDAAHLMVPSGEGANLAMFDGAELAKALVANPGNVEAALVAYEKELFPRSALEAREAEGILDICLGPNAPRRLVDLLTNHQAVE; encoded by the coding sequence ATGGACACTTCAATTGCGATTATCGGTGCGGGACTCGGCGGGCTGACGCTGGCGCGGGTTCTCCACGTTCACGGCATCGCCGCGACGATCTACGAAGCGGAAGCCTCGGTCGACGCGCGAGCGCAGGGCGGCATGCTGGACATTCACGAAAACAACGGGCAATTCGCGCTCAAGGCAGCGGGACTCTTCGATCAATTTCTCGGCATCATCCACCCGGGCGGTCAGGCAACGCGAATGCTCGACAAGGACGGCAAGGTTCTGTTCGACCATCCCGACGACGGCACGGGCGGTCGACCTGAGGTACCCCGAGGGGAGCTTCGCCGGATTCTGCTTGAGTCGCTGCCTGCCGACTCGGTGCGCTGGGGGCACAAGGTCACGGAGGTGTCCGCGCTTGCCGGTGGACAGCACGTGCTGAAGTTTGCCAACGGCGCTACGGTCACGACCGATCTACTCGTAGGCGCCGACGGCGCATGGTCGAAAGTCCGCGCGCTTGTTTCGGATGCGAAGCCGGCGTACGTCGGCACATCGTTCATCGAGACTTACCTGTTCGACAGCGACACCCGTCACGCGGCAAGCGCGGAAGCGGTGGGTGGTGGCGCGCTGTTCGCGATGACGCCGGGTAAGGGCATTGCCGCGCACCGTGAGCCTGGTGGCGTGCTGCACACGTATGTGCAGTTAAACAAGCCCAAGGACTGGATCGACAGCATCGACTTCTCCGAGCCGGCGACGGCCTTGGCTCGCGTGGCAGAAGAATTCGATGGATGGGCCGCGGAGTTGAAAGCGTTGATAACCGATGGTGAAACCGACCCGGTGCCGCGCCCTATTCATGCGCTGCCGGTCGAGCACCGATGGTCGCGCGTGCCCGGCGTGACGCTGCTCGGCGATGCGGCGCATCTGATGGTGCCGTCCGGCGAAGGAGCGAACCTCGCCATGTTCGACGGCGCTGAACTGGCGAAGGCTTTAGTCGCTAATCCGGGGAATGTAGAAGCGGCGCTTGTCGCGTACGAAAAAGAGTTGTTTCCTCGCAGCGCGCTCGAAGCCCGAGAGGCGGAAGGTATTCTCGATATCTGTCTAGGCCCTAACGCGCCACGGCGTCTGGTCGACCTGTTGACCAATCATCAGGCTGTCGAATAG
- a CDS encoding GNAT family protein: MDFAVSSRCASLQAFCLSIQKVDESHIEMTLENPIEPAASRGAAFASSRNSPAFSEITLQTNRLLLRPLRDRDAPSVLAIFSDQNFMQFGTTPLWDSIDQAHAMINRDIKAMAANERIRLGVERIEDEALIGICTLFDWNKECRSAEVGYGLVSDAWGRGYMHEALVALLNYGFSELDLNRVEADIDPRNINSARSLERIGFTKEGHLRESCVVNGVLTDSALYGLLRREWKAM, translated from the coding sequence ATGGATTTCGCGGTATCGAGCCGTTGCGCCAGCCTCCAGGCCTTCTGCCTGTCAATCCAGAAAGTGGACGAATCACACATTGAAATGACGCTTGAAAATCCGATAGAACCAGCCGCGTCGCGGGGCGCTGCGTTCGCCTCCAGTCGCAATTCGCCGGCGTTCAGTGAGATCACGTTGCAAACGAACAGGTTGCTGCTCCGGCCGCTCCGAGATCGCGATGCACCATCCGTGCTAGCTATTTTCTCCGATCAGAATTTCATGCAGTTTGGCACCACTCCGCTGTGGGATTCGATCGATCAAGCCCACGCGATGATCAATCGGGATATCAAGGCCATGGCAGCCAATGAGCGCATTCGACTCGGCGTTGAGCGCATTGAAGACGAAGCTCTGATTGGGATATGCACACTGTTTGACTGGAATAAGGAATGTCGAAGCGCCGAAGTCGGCTACGGCCTTGTCTCAGACGCATGGGGCCGAGGCTACATGCACGAGGCGCTCGTTGCGCTTCTGAATTACGGATTCTCGGAACTCGACCTCAACCGGGTCGAGGCCGACATCGATCCTCGAAACATAAACTCTGCGAGGAGCCTGGAGCGTATAGGGTTCACCAAGGAAGGCCATCTCCGCGAAAGTTGCGTCGTGAACGGCGTGCTCACGGATAGCGCGCTTTACGGTTTGTTGCGACGTGAATGGAAGGCAATGTAG
- a CDS encoding LysE family translocator — MHGTASIYGFLAVGGMLAVTPGPNMVYVMSRSIAQGRTAGLISLAGVMLGYLFYMFSAAFGITALFLSVPYAGSVLGAVGAAYLFYLAWQAVKPGGRSPLEVRDLPREQPRRLLAMGATTSLLNPKLAMIFLSLLPQFIDYQAGGVLRQSLVLGSSLIVAFASVNGFVAICSGSMATFLASRPGLLLAQRWVMGCVLLALGGHMAIDAVRLAGGQ, encoded by the coding sequence ATGCACGGTACGGCGTCGATTTACGGATTTCTCGCGGTAGGCGGCATGCTGGCCGTGACACCGGGTCCGAATATGGTCTACGTGATGTCGCGTTCAATCGCGCAAGGCCGCACCGCCGGACTGATATCGCTGGCTGGGGTGATGCTTGGGTATCTCTTCTATATGTTTTCAGCCGCGTTCGGCATTACGGCGCTGTTTTTAAGCGTGCCGTATGCAGGGAGCGTTCTCGGTGCGGTGGGCGCCGCGTATCTGTTTTATCTCGCGTGGCAGGCGGTGAAACCGGGTGGCCGCTCTCCGCTGGAGGTGCGCGATCTTCCTCGCGAACAACCTCGCCGGCTTCTCGCGATGGGCGCCACCACCAGCCTGTTGAACCCCAAGCTCGCGATGATCTTTCTGTCGCTGCTGCCGCAATTCATCGACTATCAGGCGGGCGGCGTGTTGAGGCAATCGCTGGTGCTCGGGTCGTCGTTGATCGTTGCGTTCGCATCGGTTAATGGCTTCGTGGCGATCTGCTCCGGGAGTATGGCGACGTTTCTCGCGAGCCGCCCCGGACTTCTGCTCGCGCAGCGCTGGGTCATGGGTTGCGTTCTGCTTGCCCTCGGCGGACATATGGCGATCGATGCCGTGAGGCTGGCGGGCGGGCAATGA
- a CDS encoding class I SAM-dependent methyltransferase: protein MSDTTNDPLRFSTIAHRDHHYLSPLSRIKAHQCLQSLTCNLSADDIVLDAGCGKAALLRDALQMSPVRGVGVDINGCFLDEARALFQRDMPDDPRLCLINSPLLDHARPNEGYAAILCVGSTHAFGSFEECLRVSFDWLKPNGRLLIADGFWKQAPSQDYLQVLGGTVDEFVSHAKNAERARDWGYHLLRTATSSDDEWDEYEGKYCNAMMQYLVAHPDDPDSETFLNRMQGWHQAYLEWGRATLGFGYYLLSRP from the coding sequence ATGTCCGACACGACCAACGATCCGCTTCGCTTTTCCACGATTGCACATCGTGACCATCACTATCTGAGCCCGCTTTCACGCATCAAAGCTCATCAATGCTTGCAAAGCCTGACCTGCAATCTCTCCGCCGACGACATCGTGCTCGACGCCGGTTGCGGCAAAGCCGCGCTGTTGCGCGATGCGCTGCAGATGTCGCCGGTGCGCGGCGTGGGCGTCGATATCAATGGATGCTTTCTCGACGAGGCGCGCGCTCTTTTTCAACGGGACATGCCGGACGATCCACGGCTATGTTTGATCAATTCGCCGCTGCTCGACCATGCGCGTCCGAACGAAGGCTACGCGGCGATTCTCTGTGTGGGATCGACGCATGCATTTGGTTCGTTCGAAGAATGCCTGCGCGTTAGTTTCGACTGGCTCAAGCCCAATGGCCGTTTGCTGATTGCCGATGGTTTCTGGAAGCAGGCGCCCTCGCAAGATTACCTGCAAGTTCTTGGCGGTACGGTCGATGAGTTCGTCTCCCATGCTAAGAATGCCGAACGCGCGCGTGACTGGGGGTATCACCTGCTTCGTACCGCAACCAGTAGCGATGACGAATGGGACGAGTACGAGGGCAAGTACTGCAATGCGATGATGCAGTACCTTGTCGCGCATCCGGACGATCCGGATTCGGAAACATTTCTAAACCGGATGCAGGGGTGGCATCAGGCTTATCTGGAATGGGGACGGGCTACGCTCGGCTTTGGTTATTACCTGCTTTCAAGGCCGTAA
- a CDS encoding GNAT family N-acetyltransferase yields MNTTPLPGSNASAIGLRPMAEGVVDRQALFALYKVSLHEHIDQTFGWDENFQKDRFNQSYRDPEFIAVTLGSADVGYVALKDDVGEVHLSLLLLRPEYRSRGIGREVMRTLMSDASRSSRPLTLSCFLCNQGAMRFYEGLGFRAVETDEHFITYRFCALG; encoded by the coding sequence ATGAATACCACACCGCTGCCTGGCTCTAACGCCAGCGCAATTGGATTGCGCCCGATGGCCGAGGGTGTTGTCGATAGGCAAGCGCTATTCGCACTCTACAAAGTGTCGCTTCACGAACATATCGATCAGACATTCGGCTGGGACGAGAACTTCCAGAAAGATCGATTCAATCAGTCGTATCGTGATCCTGAGTTCATTGCGGTCACGCTGGGTTCGGCAGACGTAGGGTATGTTGCGCTAAAGGATGACGTCGGAGAAGTTCATTTGTCGCTGTTGCTTCTGCGGCCAGAATATCGCAGTCGGGGGATCGGTCGAGAGGTCATGCGAACGTTAATGTCAGACGCGTCGAGGTCGAGTCGGCCGTTGACGTTGTCATGTTTTTTGTGCAATCAAGGGGCGATGCGTTTTTATGAGGGGCTGGGTTTCCGGGCAGTGGAAACCGATGAGCATTTTATAACGTATCGGTTTTGCGCCCTCGGTTGA
- a CDS encoding TetR family transcriptional regulator, with amino-acid sequence MAKKARSVQRREDSLSPERIIEAAIEVLDSSGEKGLTFRALSERLATGPGAIYWHIASKGELLTAACDAIVAQTMNAPVDGTTPEASIRALALAMFDAIDEHPWVGSALTRAPGQLPTVRVFERIGQQLRALGVPREEEWATVSALLSYIVGVGGQNAANTHFAREQGLDRSNFLGEVSTVWSELDPDEYPFTRSVASQLPTHDDRADFVAGIDLILRGVASTRAR; translated from the coding sequence ATGGCAAAGAAAGCACGTAGCGTTCAACGTCGAGAGGATTCGCTCTCACCGGAGCGAATCATTGAGGCCGCGATCGAGGTCCTCGACAGCAGCGGAGAGAAGGGGCTGACGTTCCGCGCGCTGTCGGAGCGGCTCGCTACCGGTCCCGGTGCGATTTACTGGCACATCGCGAGCAAGGGCGAACTGCTGACTGCCGCGTGCGACGCCATCGTCGCTCAAACGATGAACGCGCCCGTGGACGGCACGACGCCGGAAGCAAGCATTCGCGCGCTGGCGCTGGCGATGTTCGACGCGATCGACGAACACCCATGGGTCGGCTCGGCACTCACACGTGCCCCCGGGCAGTTGCCGACGGTGCGCGTGTTCGAGCGCATCGGCCAGCAGTTAAGGGCGCTGGGTGTACCGCGCGAAGAAGAGTGGGCCACGGTGTCGGCGTTGCTGAGTTACATCGTCGGTGTCGGCGGGCAGAACGCGGCGAATACGCATTTCGCCCGGGAGCAAGGACTCGATCGCTCCAACTTTCTGGGTGAGGTGTCGACCGTGTGGTCTGAACTCGATCCGGATGAGTACCCGTTCACCCGCAGCGTGGCGAGCCAGTTGCCCACGCACGACGACCGTGCCGATTTTGTCGCGGGCATCGATCTTATCCTTAGGGGTGTTGCGTCAACGCGCGCTCGCTGA
- a CDS encoding ABC transporter transmembrane domain-containing protein encodes MSDAVARPVRIGPLFSLLPFLRPYAGRWALAFLALVTSAGATLLLPVAFKYLIDHGFAAGDRTHIDRYFLALFGVSLVLAGATALRFYLVSWLGERVTADLRRAVYDHVLEMSPQFFETTQTGEVLSRLTTDTTLIQTVVGTSLSLGLRNFFLLTGGVAMLAVTSPVLSGYIIATLIVVVAPIVIFGRRVRRLSRASQDKVAGASALAGEVLNAMPTVQSYTQGPYEARRFAGAVETAFETALTRIRARAWLTAVVIVLVFTAIVFVLWLGAQAVLAGRMTAGQLSQFILYAVFTAGAVGAVAEVWGDLQRAAGATERLLQLLAARSPVVEAQTTVPLPARGDGIRFENIGFSYPSRPGIAALSGLSLDVRAGEHVALVGPSGAGKTTLFQLLLRFYDPQTGSILINGVPTQQVPLVELRRAIGVVLQESVIFSGSVLDNIRYGAPDATLAEVQRAADMAAAARFIEELPEGYDTFLGERGVRLSGGQRQRIAIARAILKNPPILLLDEATSALDAASERLVQTALDNAAQNRTTLVIAHRLATVQQADRIIVLEQGRIVAQGRHADLLLSSPLYAQLAALQFGEHQGQGGVVRDQVGFA; translated from the coding sequence ATGTCAGACGCTGTCGCGCGCCCGGTCCGTATCGGTCCGCTGTTCTCGCTGTTGCCCTTCCTGCGGCCCTATGCGGGGCGCTGGGCGTTGGCGTTCCTCGCGCTGGTGACGTCGGCGGGCGCGACCCTGCTGTTGCCCGTGGCGTTCAAATATCTGATCGATCATGGCTTCGCCGCGGGCGACCGCACGCATATCGATCGCTATTTCCTCGCGCTGTTTGGCGTGTCGCTGGTGCTCGCCGGCGCCACGGCGCTGCGTTTTTACCTCGTGTCGTGGCTGGGCGAGCGCGTTACGGCCGACTTGCGGCGCGCGGTCTACGACCATGTGCTCGAGATGAGCCCGCAATTCTTCGAGACCACGCAGACCGGCGAGGTGCTGTCGAGACTCACCACGGACACCACGTTGATCCAGACCGTGGTGGGCACCAGCCTGTCGCTGGGCTTGCGCAACTTCTTTTTGCTGACCGGCGGCGTGGCGATGTTGGCCGTGACCAGTCCGGTGCTGTCCGGTTACATCATCGCGACGCTGATCGTGGTGGTGGCGCCCATCGTTATTTTCGGTCGACGCGTGCGGCGGCTCTCGCGCGCCAGCCAGGACAAGGTGGCGGGCGCCAGCGCGCTGGCCGGCGAGGTGCTCAATGCGATGCCGACCGTGCAGTCGTACACGCAAGGCCCGTACGAGGCGCGGCGTTTTGCCGGTGCCGTGGAGACGGCCTTCGAGACCGCCCTGACGCGGATTCGGGCGCGTGCGTGGTTGACCGCGGTCGTGATCGTGCTGGTGTTCACGGCGATCGTTTTCGTGTTGTGGCTCGGCGCGCAAGCCGTACTGGCCGGGCGGATGACGGCGGGTCAATTGTCCCAGTTCATTCTTTACGCGGTGTTCACGGCCGGCGCGGTTGGCGCTGTCGCCGAAGTGTGGGGCGATCTGCAGCGGGCGGCCGGCGCGACCGAACGTCTGCTGCAATTGCTGGCGGCACGCTCGCCGGTGGTGGAGGCGCAGACCACGGTTCCGTTGCCTGCGCGTGGCGACGGTATCCGGTTCGAGAACATTGGCTTTTCGTATCCGTCGCGTCCGGGCATTGCCGCGCTTTCCGGTCTTTCACTCGATGTCCGCGCCGGCGAGCATGTTGCGTTGGTTGGACCCTCCGGCGCCGGCAAAACCACGCTGTTTCAACTGCTGTTGCGTTTTTACGATCCGCAGACCGGCAGCATTCTGATCAACGGCGTTCCGACGCAACAGGTGCCGCTCGTCGAGTTGCGCAGGGCCATCGGGGTCGTGCTGCAGGAGTCGGTGATCTTTTCGGGCAGCGTGCTCGACAACATTCGCTACGGGGCGCCCGACGCCACGCTCGCGGAAGTACAGCGCGCGGCCGACATGGCTGCGGCGGCGAGATTTATTGAAGAACTGCCGGAAGGCTACGACACGTTTCTCGGCGAACGCGGCGTGCGCTTGTCGGGTGGACAGCGTCAACGCATTGCGATCGCGCGCGCGATTCTGAAGAACCCGCCGATTTTGCTGCTGGACGAAGCGACCAGTGCGCTCGACGCCGCGAGCGAAAGGCTCGTGCAAACGGCGCTGGATAACGCCGCGCAGAATCGCACGACACTGGTTATCGCGCACCGTCTTGCGACGGTGCAGCAAGCGGACCGGATTATTGTGCTTGAGCAAGGTCGTATCGTCGCGCAGGGGCGGCATGCCGATCTTCTGCTTAGCTCGCCGCTGTATGCGCAGCTTGCCGCGTTGCAGTTTGGTGAGCATCAGGGGCAGGGTGGGGTGGTGCGCGATCAGGTGGGGTTCGCGTGA
- a CDS encoding arylamine N-acetyltransferase: MKINQYLTRLDFHETPGPDVATLQSLHRAHMRAVPFENLDIHLGRKIVLEEDRLFTKIVEQKRGGICYELNGLFARLLTDIGFDVTMVAAEVFREDGTTGPLFDHMALLVDLDGDRYLADVGFGDSFTAPLKLSDAGDQTRDHRIYRIQRDGDTFTVMAGSRAMNDVMKPSFKFSTESRRISDFDEMCVYHQTSDQSHFTRKEICSRATSSGRITLSGAQLIETDNESRNVMELTSVGERRQALAKHFGIFL; this comes from the coding sequence ATGAAAATCAACCAATATTTGACGCGGCTTGATTTCCACGAGACTCCCGGGCCTGACGTTGCGACGCTCCAGAGTCTGCATCGAGCGCACATGCGGGCGGTTCCCTTCGAAAACCTGGACATCCATCTCGGTCGGAAGATCGTCCTTGAGGAAGATCGTCTCTTTACGAAAATCGTGGAACAGAAGCGTGGCGGAATTTGCTATGAACTGAATGGACTGTTCGCGCGTTTGTTGACCGATATCGGCTTCGACGTGACTATGGTTGCGGCAGAGGTGTTCAGGGAGGACGGTACAACGGGTCCGCTATTCGACCACATGGCTCTTCTGGTCGATCTTGACGGAGACCGGTATCTTGCCGACGTTGGTTTTGGCGATTCATTTACGGCCCCGTTGAAGCTGTCCGATGCGGGCGATCAGACGCGGGACCACCGCATCTATCGCATTCAAAGAGACGGAGACACGTTCACGGTAATGGCCGGGAGCAGGGCTATGAACGATGTGATGAAGCCATCTTTCAAGTTTTCGACCGAGTCGCGCCGCATCTCAGACTTCGATGAAATGTGCGTGTATCACCAGACCTCTGACCAGTCCCATTTCACCAGGAAAGAAATCTGTTCACGTGCTACATCGTCCGGACGAATTACGTTGAGCGGCGCTCAACTGATCGAGACCGACAATGAGTCGCGGAACGTGATGGAACTCACGTCGGTCGGTGAGAGACGGCAAGCACTGGCCAAACACTTTGGGATTTTCCTGTGA
- a CDS encoding GNAT family N-acetyltransferase: MDQLDEKLIKTERLILLPLKANHAAEMFAGLSDVPSYDFTPDIPYQDVAALEERYRRLERRRSPDGQEAWLNWVISSAATREFLGYIQFTVKPLEQRALVAYFVFAAHRRQGVASEAIRASIAEVVAGFRLARVDAEIDTRNAASIALIETLGFLRTRLVPHADEFKGAVSDEYHYSYAVPGGGGLGHQRETRR; this comes from the coding sequence ATGGATCAACTTGACGAAAAGCTTATCAAAACGGAGCGGTTGATCCTGCTTCCGCTGAAGGCCAACCATGCCGCAGAAATGTTCGCCGGACTGAGCGATGTGCCCAGCTACGATTTCACGCCAGATATACCTTACCAGGACGTGGCGGCTCTCGAGGAACGATATCGACGCCTGGAACGCCGTCGATCGCCGGATGGCCAGGAGGCATGGCTCAACTGGGTAATAAGCTCGGCAGCGACGCGGGAATTTCTCGGTTACATACAATTCACGGTCAAGCCTCTTGAGCAGCGCGCCCTTGTCGCCTATTTCGTGTTTGCGGCGCATCGCCGACAGGGAGTTGCAAGCGAGGCGATTCGCGCATCGATAGCGGAAGTCGTCGCAGGTTTTCGACTGGCTCGCGTGGACGCAGAGATCGACACCCGGAATGCGGCTTCAATCGCATTGATCGAGACGCTCGGTTTCTTACGAACCCGGTTAGTGCCTCACGCCGACGAGTTCAAAGGTGCAGTTAGTGATGAGTATCACTATTCGTACGCTGTGCCGGGAGGTGGTGGGTTAGGCCACCAGCGTGAGACGCGGAGGTAA
- a CDS encoding LysR substrate-binding domain-containing protein, whose translation MKKLDLDVLEMVVAVAETGSFVGGAESVHRSPSAVSMQIKALEDALGKPLFERSTRNVVITAEGRTLVGYGRRMLAMREEAWASIVRPEMKGRVTIGVPDDYASSLLPQVLRKFAAAHPRVDIRVIGLASTALVALLKDNTLDLACITKVKGVASEFIRFEPMVWVGSSARKVWKERPLPITVFAQGSTARANAIRALQRESIKYRMSYESPSLLGLISMVDAGLAVAPLARCSVPAHLAQLSQNEGLPPLDDLEVVLARSARSDRPPCDFLAEQILAGMRV comes from the coding sequence ATGAAAAAACTCGATCTCGATGTGCTGGAAATGGTGGTGGCGGTCGCCGAGACGGGATCGTTCGTGGGCGGTGCGGAGTCGGTGCACCGGTCGCCGTCGGCGGTGAGCATGCAGATCAAGGCGCTGGAAGACGCGCTCGGCAAGCCGCTATTCGAGCGCAGTACGCGCAACGTCGTGATTACGGCGGAGGGCAGGACGCTCGTGGGCTATGGCCGTCGCATGCTGGCCATGCGGGAGGAAGCCTGGGCGTCGATCGTGCGTCCGGAGATGAAGGGGCGCGTCACCATCGGCGTTCCCGACGACTACGCTTCGTCGTTGCTGCCCCAGGTGCTGAGAAAATTCGCGGCGGCGCATCCGCGCGTCGACATTCGGGTCATCGGCCTTGCCAGTACCGCGCTCGTCGCGTTGCTGAAAGACAATACGCTGGACCTCGCCTGCATCACCAAAGTAAAGGGCGTCGCGAGCGAATTCATCCGCTTCGAGCCGATGGTGTGGGTGGGGTCGTCCGCGAGAAAAGTGTGGAAGGAGCGCCCGCTGCCGATCACCGTGTTCGCGCAGGGGAGTACGGCGCGTGCCAATGCGATCCGCGCGCTGCAGCGGGAGAGCATTAAATATCGCATGTCGTACGAAAGCCCGAGTCTGCTGGGCCTGATCAGCATGGTGGACGCCGGGCTCGCGGTCGCGCCGCTTGCCAGGTGCAGCGTACCGGCGCACCTGGCTCAGTTGTCGCAAAACGAAGGCTTGCCGCCGCTGGATGATCTCGAGGTGGTGCTTGCCCGCAGCGCCCGATCGGACCGGCCGCCTTGCGATTTTCTCGCGGAGCAGATTCTGGCCGGGATGCGGGTTTAG
- a CDS encoding translation initiation factor Sui1: protein MKSSSKGGLVYSTEGGRMCPDCRQVLAQCVCKTAARTLPAGDGVVRVSRETKGRGGKSVTIVKGLALDPLALAVLGKQLRTACGTGGTVKDGVIEVQGDHCERVIEALKKYGHSAKRAGG from the coding sequence ATGAAGAGCAGTTCAAAAGGCGGCCTCGTCTATTCGACCGAAGGCGGGCGGATGTGTCCCGACTGCCGGCAGGTACTCGCGCAATGCGTTTGCAAGACCGCTGCCAGAACATTACCGGCAGGTGACGGCGTCGTGCGAGTGAGTCGCGAAACCAAAGGCCGCGGCGGAAAGAGCGTGACAATCGTCAAAGGGTTGGCGCTCGATCCTCTCGCGTTGGCCGTGCTCGGCAAGCAATTGCGCACGGCCTGCGGCACGGGCGGAACGGTCAAGGACGGCGTGATTGAAGTGCAGGGCGATCATTGCGAGCGCGTCATCGAAGCACTCAAAAAATACGGCCACAGCGCGAAGCGGGCCGGCGGGTAA
- a CDS encoding GNAT family N-acetyltransferase, whose product MTSLYSIRRARPTDLPTIYLGELDYIRQIEPQQETRWTGGMQFHLKQWTTDLDRMFIAESGDTSVGYFFWEIHGEAAVLASIYVIPDRRGNGLGQQLLAQFIADARAQGFSKLTLGVKADNPARRLYEKAGFSYTHDEHGYRHYVYPTAERITGAEA is encoded by the coding sequence ATGACGAGCCTTTACTCGATTCGCCGTGCCCGCCCCACCGATCTACCGACAATCTATCTCGGTGAGCTGGACTACATCCGGCAGATCGAGCCGCAGCAAGAAACACGCTGGACGGGTGGGATGCAATTTCATCTGAAACAATGGACGACCGATCTCGATCGCATGTTCATCGCCGAATCGGGTGACACGTCGGTGGGCTATTTCTTTTGGGAAATCCACGGCGAAGCGGCGGTTCTCGCATCGATTTACGTCATCCCGGATCGGCGTGGCAATGGGCTCGGTCAGCAACTGCTCGCGCAGTTCATCGCCGATGCCCGTGCGCAGGGTTTTAGCAAACTAACGCTAGGGGTGAAGGCTGACAATCCGGCTCGCCGTCTCTACGAAAAAGCAGGCTTTAGCTATACGCATGACGAACACGGCTATCGTCATTACGTCTATCCGACGGCGGAGCGGATAACGGGCGCGGAAGCCTAA
- a CDS encoding GNAT family N-acetyltransferase, with translation MQPVFETQRLILRPRTLADTDDCLAMDNDPEVTRFVVGPWGDRLKHRAFVESRTLASYPAGMGYWTIRSRADPTDFLGWVLLIPTDASGSEIEIGWRLPRKVWGSGIATEAARPVLQHAFATLELLEVVAEIDARNVSSMRVAEKIGLIRRGEVVHEGTVSVRYSVLRPN, from the coding sequence TTGCAGCCTGTATTCGAAACTCAACGCCTGATTCTGCGGCCACGCACGCTGGCTGACACAGACGACTGTCTCGCCATGGATAATGATCCAGAGGTGACGCGCTTCGTCGTAGGTCCATGGGGGGATCGTCTGAAACACCGGGCGTTCGTCGAGTCGCGCACGCTCGCCAGCTACCCGGCGGGGATGGGTTATTGGACGATCAGATCTCGAGCTGACCCGACCGACTTTTTAGGGTGGGTTCTTTTGATTCCCACCGATGCGTCAGGATCCGAGATTGAAATCGGATGGCGCTTGCCACGAAAAGTTTGGGGCTCCGGTATCGCGACGGAAGCCGCTCGGCCGGTGCTTCAGCATGCGTTCGCAACGCTGGAACTACTCGAAGTTGTGGCTGAGATCGATGCAAGGAATGTTAGTTCGATGCGGGTCGCTGAGAAGATCGGGTTGATACGTCGCGGGGAGGTGGTTCATGAGGGGACGGTCAGTGTCCGCTATTCGGTGCTACGTCCGAATTAG
- a CDS encoding NUDIX domain-containing protein, producing the protein MPFFDNESYMSWLRRKVGNELILSPSVAAVIHNEEGELLLQEKSSGEAWSLPAGGIELGESPQEAIIREVMEETGYAVRIHAILGVFGGHAFRYAYPNGDQVEYVVTLFQCKIVGGSGVPFDSETKSIRYFKRNEMPELALPYPKDDLFRIF; encoded by the coding sequence ATGCCGTTTTTCGATAACGAAAGCTATATGAGCTGGCTGCGGAGAAAGGTTGGCAACGAACTGATTTTGAGTCCCTCCGTTGCGGCAGTGATTCATAACGAGGAAGGAGAACTGCTCCTTCAGGAAAAGTCCTCCGGTGAAGCCTGGAGCCTGCCGGCTGGCGGAATCGAATTGGGAGAAAGTCCGCAGGAAGCCATCATTCGGGAGGTCATGGAGGAGACGGGATATGCCGTTCGCATCCACGCCATTCTCGGTGTCTTTGGTGGGCATGCGTTTCGATACGCCTACCCTAATGGCGACCAGGTTGAGTATGTCGTGACGTTGTTTCAATGCAAGATCGTTGGTGGTTCCGGCGTGCCTTTCGATTCTGAAACAAAGTCAATTCGGTATTTCAAAAGGAATGAAATGCCGGAACTGGCGCTGCCGTATCCGAAAGACGACCTGTTTCGCATATTCTGA